The sequence TGCCTTCTCCACCGAGGTGATCACGTACGAGCAGCCGATCCAGTGCGCCTCGGCGAGATCGGTCGGCGACCAGCGCGGGGGATGGTCGGGGTGCGAGTGGTAGAAGCCGACGATGTCGAGATCGCGCTCCCGCCCCTCTCGCTGGATGCGTACCAGTTCCTTGGGGTCGATGTGGTAGCGGTTGTGCGGCGCATCCAGACGCGTGTTCCCAGTGCGCACCACCTCCAGGACCGTGCGCTCGTCGCCTTCGATGGTGCCCAGCAGCACACCGCAGCACTCGTGCGGGTACGTCTCCTCGCCATGACGGCGCAGCGCGTGGTAACAGGGATGAAGGATCTTCAACATGAGCGAATCGGGTAATTGTGTAATTTGGTAATTGGGTAATTGCAGCCGACGACGGTTTTCAATTACCCAATTACCCGATTTCTCAATTACTCAATCCTCCTCCTTCCACACCCGCTCCTCGCTCAGGTACTTGTCCCCGGCGTCCGGGAACACGGTCACGATGACAGCACGTTCGCGCTTTTCGGCCAGTTCCCTCGCGACTCGAAGTGTGCCGACCATGGCTGTGCCGCAGGAGATGCCGGCCAGCAGGCCTTCTTCGCGCGCCAGGCGGCGCACCATGGCGTAGCTCTCTTCGGTGCCGACGCCCAGGTCGCGGTCAGCGAGGTTCGGGTCGTAGATCCTGGGCACGATGGCGGTCGCCATATGCTTCAGCCCTTCCAGGCCATGGAACGCCGAATCCGGTTGCAGGGAAATGCACTGGATCCTGGGGTTCAGCTCTTTCAGCCGCCGTGACGTCCCCACGAACGTCCCGCTGGTGCCCAAGGTGGCGACGAAATGAGTGATGCGCCCCTCGGTCTGCTCCCAGATCTCGGGCGCCGTGCCCTGGTAGTGAGCGCGCCAGTTGGCGTCGTTGGAGTACTGGTCGGCGTAGAAATACTTGTCAGGCTCAGCGGCGACCATCTCGTGGGCCTTGCGGATGGCGCCATCGGAGCCCTCGCCCGGATCGGTGTAGACGATGTGCGCCCCGTAGGCATTCAGGATGCGCTTGCGCTCCAGCGAGGCGTTCGCCGGCATACACAGAGTGACGCCGAAGCCGCGCGCCGCCCCGATCATGGCATAGGCAATGCCGGTATTTCCGCTGGTGGAGTCCAGCAACATCTTCCCCGGCCCCAGCTTCCCTGCCTGCTCGGCTTCCCGGACGATGTTGGAGGCCGCCCGGTCTTTCACCGAGCCGCCCGGGTTGAACCACTCCGCCTTGGCCAGGATCTCGATCCCGGGCAAGTCCCGGCCCAGCCGCGTCAT comes from Terriglobales bacterium and encodes:
- a CDS encoding M67 family metallopeptidase, whose protein sequence is MLKILHPCYHALRRHGEETYPHECCGVLLGTIEGDERTVLEVVRTGNTRLDAPHNRYHIDPKELVRIQREGRERDLDIVGFYHSHPDHPPRWSPTDLAEAHWIGCSYVITSVEKATACQTHSFALRGETEETKYFADEPVEVLMTEEPEKFILNQEPM
- a CDS encoding cysteine synthase family protein, with product MGKTPLLRMTRLGRDLPGIEILAKAEWFNPGGSVKDRAASNIVREAEQAGKLGPGKMLLDSTSGNTGIAYAMIGAARGFGVTLCMPANASLERKRILNAYGAHIVYTDPGEGSDGAIRKAHEMVAAEPDKYFYADQYSNDANWRAHYQGTAPEIWEQTEGRITHFVATLGTSGTFVGTSRRLKELNPRIQCISLQPDSAFHGLEGLKHMATAIVPRIYDPNLADRDLGVGTEESYAMVRRLAREEGLLAGISCGTAMVGTLRVARELAEKRERAVIVTVFPDAGDKYLSEERVWKEED